A single window of Colletotrichum destructivum chromosome 9, complete sequence DNA harbors:
- a CDS encoding Putative cytochrome b5-like heme/steroid binding domain-containing protein, protein MAGKFEPKVPVNLAPPKDDPITLEELAKADGSDPNGKTYVAIKGIVYDVTGNKAYQPGGSYNVFAGKDASRALGKTSTKAEDVSPEWQDLPDKEKGTLSDWVTFFSKRYNVVGRVAGATNTE, encoded by the exons ATGGCTGGAAAGTTCGAACCCAAGGTACCCGTCAACCTGGCTCCTCCCAAGGACGACCCTATTACCCTCGAGGAGTTGGCCAAGGCCGATG GCTCGGATCCCAATGGAAAGACATACGTTGCTATTAAG GGTATCGTCTATGACGTGACAGGCAACAAGGCATACCAACCAGGAGGTTCCTATAACG TTTTCGCCGGGAAGGATGCCTCCCGCGCTCTCGGTAAAACCTCAAcgaaggccgaggacgtcaGTCCCGAGTGGCAAGATCTCcccgacaaggagaagggcacTCTCAGCGACTGGGTCACCTTCTTCTCAAAGCGGTACAACGTTGTCGGCCGCGTTGCCGGAGCTACCAACACGGAGTGA
- a CDS encoding Putative tetratricopeptide-like helical domain superfamily, protein Mrg3 → MAWLAKIRHSTIALKRRTTTCAVDQLRPTASCETHIFTITFLAVLRLIIMMAASRMTACRAIESLCRRQVIRSPSASAVKLRAGVHPSTAIVCRHVQLRQQSTSGSSHNGTKKTNSPAPPPPSSQARQLWRALSFRSLLTSMTPQGMKKMFRESPEELILALAILAGLAGVSIYIVKLYFDYFMARQFTKYPKPIAKSLRRALYYTNIKPDPNLARKYYKQALEQCNELQLDPFSDDVLGIRIQTAAWLEKIGNYQGAITVLDSVMRDCLKWVEWMEKSVADGAVDKSGKPPTVRALPEEKRPVVAENGEEVVVENLWHKRTRLLAKAVGTSTKLGALYSDEHVLEPENAQTRLTWAVETALTESRRRREEGVKEEEGPWMSPEEIGGAMESLAHHYESKSQFHLAVPLFFQALRLCASPCHRVTIMNNLAVAFAQHPLQTPLGIVPNAPATSNAIASPDMPTDRAGFLEAAKNWAGNAYSHSKDIQGDERTEECDEACAVALVNMGDIAAMLGKKEVARKRFQQAIDMSKKIGFASGVSQAEAGLQEL, encoded by the exons ATGGCATGGCTGG CTAAAATACGTCACTCGACAATCGCCTTAAAACGGCGAACGACGACATGTGCCGTTGACCAGCTTCGTCCGACAGCCAGCTGCGAAACCCACATCTTTACGATCACATTTTTAGCGGTTCTTCGATTGATTatcatgatggcggcgtcgcgcATGACGGCATGCCGGGCTATCGAAAGCCTGTGCCGTCGTCAGGTCATCCGATCGCCTTCGGCGTCCGCTGTAAAACTGCGAGCCGGTGTCCATCCGAGTACTGCCATAGTATGCAGGCATGTCCAGCTGAGGCAGCAGAGCACGTCTGGTTCATCGCACAATGGTACCAAGAAGACAAActctccagctcctccaccgccgtcTTCCCAAGCACGCCAGCTTTGGAGAGCCTTGTCCTTTCGCTCGCTTTTGACTTCAATGACACCGCAAGGGATGAAAAAGATGTTCAGAGAGAGTCCCGAGGAGCTTATTCTGGCCTTGGCTAT TCTCGCTGGTTTGGCAGGCGTCTCAATATACATTGTCAAGCTTTACTTCGACTACTTCATGGCTCGTCAATTCACCAAGTATCCCAAGCCGATCGCAAAATCTCTTCGTCGAGCGCTATACTACACCAACATCAAGCCCGACCCGAACTTGGCGAGGAAATATTACAAGCAAGCCTTGGAGCAGTGCAACGAGCTCCAGCTGGACCCATTCTCCGACGATGTACTAGGCATTAGAATCCAAACGGCCGCTTGGCTTGAGAAGATTGGAAACTATCAGGGAGCCATAACTGTATTAGACTCGGTAATGAGGGACTGCCTCAAGTGGGTGGAGTGGATGGAGAAGTCCGTCGCGGACGGTGCAGTCGATAAGTCCGGAAAGCCACCTACCGTCAGAGCATTGCCGGAAGAAAAGCGTCCGGTTGTCGCAGAGAATGGCGaagaggttgttgttgaaaATTTATGGCACAAACGTACACGACTGCTGGCCAAGGCTGTTGGCACCAGCACCAAACTCGGCGCTCTTTACTCAGACGAACACGTCTTGGAGCCAGAAAATGCCCAGACCCGCTTGACGTGGGCCGTCGAGACTGCCTTGACAGAGtcacggcgtcgtcgtgaAGAAGGTGTtaaagaggaggagggcccTTGGATGAGCCCAGAGGAGATTGGAGGAGCCATGGAAT CCCTGGCTCACCACTACGAGTCCAAGTCTCAGTTTCATCTGGCAGTACCGCTCTTCTTCCAGGCATTGCGTCTCTGCGCCAGCCCCTGTCACCGAGTTACTATCA TGAACAATTTGGCCGTGGCCTTTGCGCAGCATCCTCTTCAAACCCCGCTAGGAATCGTCCCGAATGCCCCTGCAACATCCAACGCAATCGCCAGCCCTGATATGCCAACGGACCGTGCCGGGTTCCTGGAAGCCGCCAAGAACTGGGCTGGCAATGCTTACTCACACTCTAAGGACATCCAAGGCGATGAGCGCACAGAGGAGTGTGACGAGGCTTGTGCTGTGGCTTTGGTCAACATGGGTGACATCGCTGCTATGttgggaaagaaagaagtCGCCAGGAAACGCTTTCAACAGGCCATCGACATGAGCAAAAAGATTGGCTTCGCTTCCGGTGTCTCTCAGGCCGAAGCGGGTCTTCAGGAGCTCTAA
- a CDS encoding Putative basic-leucine zipper domain-containing protein yields the protein MDRRSRHAPKQPGKCAIWGPIRQVACWLAALPACCIRRPQRSLPETLLTYVLTNHTQGPAFAHACVWVPPCCCFLNPSHRLRTDTLSWGGGACLRGASSTPSTLYNSSRPGCKSLWRSLDRLTHHSSDTDPDHALPSLASVYIVPTLILTSNLSQLASTSKLACSYTSHLSQPTIPIVGPSGTQLLHMDHSLPLNMYDDVDAFLDMDAPYIYDEPEQYLDTASSSESTSPIMSSFDTTFVNDFNGVDQSMYPSPMSSNRDTASPQPTSDDKATTAKAPAKRKRENRYKNAPPSVLSRRRAQNRASQRAYRERKDQRIKDLEVMLSEQKQKNDSLGQAYSSLHAEYLKLRGLQSRTQQVPRQHTAPPMSYDATAAAAAHMVMPTHTGTMDFADNMYMFQDMQSYTL from the exons ATGGACAGGCGGTCGCGCCATGCACCTAAGCAGCCCGGGAAGTGCGCTATCTGGGGTCCAATCCGACAGGTGGCCTGCTGGCTTGCTGCGTTACCGGCGTGTTGCATTCGTCGTCCTCAAAGGAGTCTGCCAGAAACGTTGCTTACCTACGTACTTACGAACCACACGCAGGGCCCGGCTTTTGCACATGCGTGCGTGTGGGTAccgccctgctgctgcttcctCAACCCTTCGCATAGACTACGTACCGATACCTTGtcttggggagggggggcatgCCTTCGTGGTGCTTCTTCCACTCCGAGCACCTTATATAATTCCTCTCGGCCCGGTTGCAAATCCTTATGGCGTAGCTTAGATCGCCTTACACATCACTCTTCAGACACAGATCCAGACCACGCGTTGCCCTCCCTTGCTTCTGTATATATCGTCCCAACCCTCATCTTGACTTCCAATCTCTCGCAACTCGCGTCAACATCAAAGCTGGCCTGCTCGTACACTAGCCACCTCTCTCAACCTACTATCCCCATTGTTGGCCCCTCCGGCACCCAATTGCTACACATGGATCACTCGCTGCCGCTCAACATGTACGACGACGTGGATGCCTTCTTGGACATGGACGCGCCCTATATCTATGATGAGCCTGAACAATATCTGGACACAGCCAGCTCATCTGAGTCTACGAGTCCCATCATGTCAAGC TTTGATACGACCTTTGTGAATGACTTCAATGGCGTGGACCAGAGCATGTATCCCAGCCCCATGAGCTCAAATCGCGACACAGCATCACCGCAACCAACTTCGGACGATAAGGCGACTACCGCCAAAGCACCCGCCAAGAGGAAGCGCGAGAACCGCTATAAGAATGCCCCGCCATCAGTCCTTTCG CGACGTCGGGCACAAAACAGGGCCTCGCAACGCGCTTATCGCGAGCGCAAAGACCAGCGTATCAAGGACCTCGAGGTCATGCTTTccgagcagaagcagaagaacgATTCCCTCGGTCAAGCCTACTCGTCCCTTCATGCCGAGTACCTCAAGCTCCGGGGCTTGCAGTCGAGGACGCAACAGGTTCCGCGGCAACATACTGCACCACCAATGTCCTACGacgcaaccgccgccgccgctgctcaCATGGTCATGCCCACGCATACAGGGACAATGGATTTTGCCGACAACATGTATATGTTTCAAGATATGCAGAGTTATACCCTTTGA